In the Agrococcus sp. Marseille-Q4369 genome, one interval contains:
- the ald gene encoding alanine dehydrogenase, translating to MLIGVPRETKTDEARVALTATGATELVARGHEVLVETGAGVGSGITDEAFEAAGARIVATAEEAWSAQLVLKVKEPVGPELDLLRDDLTLFAYLHLAAAPELAQALLDRGTTAIAYETVRAPDGSLPMLAPMSEVAGRLSVVQGASLLTAPQGGAGLLLGGVPGTRAGHTVVLGGGVAGTAAVEMAVGLGSRVTVLDVSLPRLRQFDTVYGGRVQTLHSNRVTVDEAVVDADLVIGSVLIPGAKAPKLVTSEMVERMRPGSVLVDIAIDQGGCFADSRPTTHGDPTFDVHGTLFACVANLPGAVPRTSTEALTNATLAATLKLADLGWRDALRADAGLAAGLNTTGGRVAHEGVASALGLQSASVASLLG from the coding sequence ATGCTGATCGGCGTCCCGCGCGAGACCAAGACCGACGAGGCGCGCGTCGCGCTCACCGCCACCGGCGCGACCGAGCTCGTCGCGCGCGGCCACGAGGTGCTCGTCGAGACCGGCGCGGGCGTCGGCAGCGGCATCACCGACGAGGCGTTCGAGGCGGCCGGAGCCCGCATCGTGGCCACGGCCGAGGAGGCATGGAGCGCGCAGCTCGTGCTCAAGGTCAAGGAGCCGGTCGGTCCCGAGCTCGACCTCCTGCGCGACGACCTGACGCTCTTCGCCTACCTGCACCTCGCGGCGGCACCCGAGCTCGCGCAGGCGCTGCTCGACCGCGGCACGACCGCGATCGCGTACGAGACGGTGCGCGCGCCCGACGGCTCGCTGCCGATGCTCGCGCCGATGAGCGAGGTCGCCGGCCGCCTCTCGGTCGTGCAGGGCGCCTCGCTGCTCACCGCGCCGCAGGGCGGGGCCGGGCTGCTGCTCGGCGGCGTGCCGGGCACCCGCGCGGGCCACACGGTCGTGCTCGGCGGCGGCGTCGCCGGGACCGCGGCGGTCGAGATGGCCGTCGGGCTCGGCTCGCGCGTCACGGTGCTCGACGTCTCGCTCCCGCGGCTGCGCCAGTTCGACACCGTCTACGGCGGCCGCGTGCAGACGCTGCACTCGAACCGCGTGACCGTCGACGAGGCCGTCGTCGACGCCGACCTCGTGATCGGCTCGGTGCTCATCCCGGGCGCGAAGGCGCCCAAGCTCGTCACGAGCGAGATGGTCGAGCGGATGCGTCCCGGCTCCGTGCTCGTCGACATCGCGATCGACCAGGGCGGCTGCTTCGCCGACTCGCGGCCGACGACGCACGGCGACCCGACGTTCGACGTGCACGGCACCCTGTTCGCGTGCGTCGCGAACCTCCCCGGCGCCGTGCCGCGCACCTCGACCGAGGCGCTCACGAACGCGACGCTCGCCGCGACGCTGAAGCTCGCGGACCTCGGCTGGCGCGACGCGCTGCGGGCCGACGCGGGGCTCGCGGCTGGCCTCAACACGACCGGCGGGCGGGTCGCGCACGAGGGCGTCGCCTCGGCGCTCGGGCTTCAGTCCGCATCGGTGGCGTCGCTGCTCGGGTAG
- a CDS encoding aminotransferase class III-fold pyridoxal phosphate-dependent enzyme — protein MTDTVATAPSRSIVTEIPGPNSRALLERKAAAVPQGIPHQLPVFIAEAHDAIITDVDGNRFIDLGCGIGVTTIGHTNDAVVAAVREQVGKLTHSLFGTTPYEPYVRVAEYLGKHTPGDFEKKTFFVNSGSEAVENGVKIARKFTGRRAVAVVEHGYHGRTNLTMTMNFKPAPYATGMGPLASDIFHAPGSYPLHDGLDGAEAAERTQYYLEKHVGVSDLACLVIEPIQGEGGFIVPADGYLPAMQEWCTEHGVVMIADEVQSGISRTGATFASSLFGWEPDMVLSAKGIAGGMPLAGVTGRAEIMDSVHTGGIGGTFGGNPVSCAAAVAVFEQIEEHDLNAQAQRVERVLRPLLDELAERHEEIIEVRGRGAMLAIELIDPASGAPIPTAPISKACGEDGVLVLTAGTDYNVLRFLPSLAITDDQLREAVDVIDRAIASTKAA, from the coding sequence ATGACTGACACCGTCGCCACCGCGCCCTCCCGCTCGATCGTCACGGAGATCCCCGGCCCGAACAGCCGCGCGCTCCTCGAGCGGAAGGCAGCGGCCGTCCCCCAGGGCATCCCGCACCAGCTGCCCGTGTTCATCGCGGAGGCGCACGACGCGATCATCACCGACGTCGACGGCAACCGCTTCATCGACCTCGGCTGCGGCATCGGCGTCACGACGATCGGCCACACGAACGACGCCGTCGTCGCCGCGGTGCGCGAGCAGGTCGGGAAGCTCACCCACTCGCTCTTCGGCACGACGCCCTACGAGCCCTACGTGCGCGTCGCCGAGTACCTCGGGAAGCACACGCCCGGCGACTTCGAGAAGAAGACGTTCTTCGTCAACTCCGGCTCGGAGGCCGTCGAGAACGGCGTCAAGATCGCCCGCAAGTTCACGGGCCGCCGCGCGGTCGCCGTCGTCGAGCACGGCTACCACGGCCGCACGAACCTGACGATGACGATGAACTTCAAGCCGGCGCCGTACGCGACGGGCATGGGCCCGCTCGCCTCCGACATCTTCCACGCGCCGGGCTCCTACCCGCTGCACGACGGCCTCGACGGCGCCGAGGCGGCCGAGCGCACCCAGTACTACCTCGAGAAGCACGTCGGCGTCTCCGACCTCGCGTGCCTCGTCATCGAGCCGATCCAGGGCGAGGGCGGCTTCATCGTGCCCGCCGACGGCTACCTGCCCGCGATGCAGGAGTGGTGCACCGAGCACGGCGTCGTGATGATCGCCGACGAGGTGCAGTCGGGCATCTCGCGCACGGGCGCGACGTTCGCGTCGTCGCTGTTCGGCTGGGAGCCCGACATGGTGCTCTCGGCGAAGGGCATCGCGGGCGGCATGCCGCTCGCGGGCGTCACCGGCCGCGCCGAGATCATGGACTCCGTGCACACCGGCGGCATCGGCGGCACCTTCGGCGGCAACCCCGTCTCGTGCGCCGCGGCCGTCGCCGTCTTCGAGCAGATCGAGGAGCACGACCTCAACGCGCAGGCGCAGCGGGTCGAGCGCGTGCTGCGCCCCCTGCTCGACGAGCTCGCCGAGCGCCACGAGGAGATCATCGAGGTGCGCGGTCGCGGCGCGATGCTCGCGATCGAGCTCATCGACCCCGCCTCGGGCGCCCCGATCCCGACCGCGCCCATCTCGAAGGCGTGCGGCGAGGACGGCGTGCTCGTGCTCACCGCCGGCACCGACTACAACGTGCTGCGGTTCCTGCCGAGCCTCGCGATCACCGACGACCAGCTGCGCGAAGCGGTCGACGTCATCGATCGCGCGATCGCGAGCACGAAGGCCGCGTGA